The genomic segment atatatatatgctatgctaatgcaattatctattttttttgtcatttttttattatttttttattattttcattttattttattttttattatattttttattttatttctaattattatttgttcatactttacatttttttattctaagttacttttatattttccttttataattagataaattgtttGTGATTCCATGTTATTTTAgtgaacaaaaattttattattatttttatcatacaatttcttatttttttatatttttatatttttattattattatattttttcgtAAGCAATCTTTAATCCAAACCTAAAGcctaaaatcttattttatatatctatatttaattcttttttttctttcttatctttgtcttcacatttctttttataatatttattaattcatagTTTGTGCCACTTGATATTTAaggcttaattttaaattagttgttgttttagattttttattattatttatttgttttatatttttctatttatttaatatcaTGTATATTGTATattcacaaattaattatttactatatatttgaattaatttttttttacctattgttatttatttattattttattgaataacttttgtataaccaaattctttatttattaaaaatttcaggatcttgaaatcgaggccctcccatcgtactggtggagccttgaTTCGATTCCGAACCTAGGGAATATGGGCCCGGGATTGCGACTTCTCGCATCCCGaccaatcatcccatcatcggtattaagttaaacaattaatttatttataaaaatagttATTTGTTTTATACCATTTtcatatacatatttatttacttatttagacttaaacatttatttatttcttatttttaattctctatatatttttaaaatcccTAGTCAcgataaaatttaaattcttttcctTGATTATCTTATACTTATCATGCTCCTCAACACCACTGGGCCAATCAACAAGTTTATACAACAAATAAAGAAGGGGACTTTACCTTGTTTGGATTCTAGTAAGGACCCAAAGTGATTGATCCACTAGGTAGTATTCCAAGCCCGTATACTTAGCCCACCGAGCCTTTCCGGAACGCACCGCTCCGATGCTTAAGCAGCAACAAGTCTCTAAGCACCCCACAAACGACGTCatccaaaagaaagaagaaaaagcctTTTGAAAGGCAAATATGACATCATTTCAAAGGTGGCAAATCCCAAGTCTATGagctcttttcttcttctctcttcaCCTCTTCCAatcaatttctctctctttaaaacaacatttttttctctctaaatctCTCAACTACCGGTCCTTTCCCCTCTCTTTATGCCCACCGGCGACAGGACCTAAAGTTCCTCCTAATCGGCTGCAATACAAGCTTCATTATTCCTAACCCCGCGGCGCcgatctctctctctcaaagaCCCCTCATCGGCAGCCACCACCTAGACAACCAGATCTCCTTTTCGCTGGCATTGCCCAGATCGGATCTCGCTCTTTTCGTCGGCTATCTCAAATGACCGGCCCTCTCTTCGTTGTCTCTTTGCCCGAACtggtctctctctctttgctCGAATTGGGCTTTACTCCCCTCGCTACCCCAAAGAAATCGGActctcttccactctctctctctgcccACCGACGGCAAGacccaaaaatcaaaataaaaaaattctccaAAACCCGGCTACTCTTCTCCTTCCATTGTGTGtttttgcttgatttttttggCATTTTTGGTACATTTTTTGATTTGTGGATAGTTGTGGTTGGTTGGTTGGTTGGCTGCTAGAATaggattttttggttttaatgctactagtttttttttggctACTAAGGATTCCTAGGGTTTTTGCTGTGAGGGATTTTTTTGGTTTCCAAGTTGTGGCTCCTCCCTCGGATGAATGCTAAAGTGCCCCCTTTATACTGGGTTGAAGGGGGCACTCACCACTATTCTGTCAGATGCGAATTTTTCACGTCTAGCAGGGTGAGGGTGGCGCCTAGCAAGAAAGATGGTGCTTGGCAAGGCGCTTGACAAGAAAGATGGTGCTTAGCAGGGTGCGTCCGCACCCTGCCAAACAtactacttttttttaaaaaaaaaaaaattattttatgattcctaattaattaaaattttattatttattatatttttttcagtGTCTACACTCATTATACTTTTCCTTACTTGGTGTCTTTCAACTATaacaagttttaaatttttcttcttttaattgattaggAGCTCTACAAGCTGAAAAGGACTAATCTTAAAATTCTTAGTACTGTTCACACTCCTCTAGCACACTAACGGGACCAACACATTCTCAACCAATATAGCATTCAAATCACTAAACCCTCTTAAAactcccaaaaaaaaatcgaCATTTCTTGACTTGACCTATGTTGCTAACTTCTTCCTTGTCACTGCTAACTTTATTCTCAACTTGTTTGAACACTTCCCAATCTTTCAGAATGAGTGAAACGATCATTTAATATTCCTGCATTGTTATATATCTACCATTTTTGTTTGTGACAGTGTCTaataaatcaaagaaaatcattatcatattGTGCAACAAGAGGAATGTTTTACATTTAACAAATTGTCTTCTATCAAATTCTGacattatctattttttttcattgactGGCATGTGTATGATAGTGCGTGATTGAAAAGGTTTCAttgaagaatatttttgtctaaaactattatttcttggttaaaaataatcaaaattatgaagaagtttatttttaaaaacatctTATATTTGagggttaaaaaaaattatcccaCACAATTATTCGTAAAAGAATTATTGTAACAATCAAAACAAGataatattacttatttttattgaggatttGGCCAAATTTGAATCGATTGATTGTTACTTATGATTTTGAAAACGAAAATTGGATGGCTTGTTTGGTTTGATagaatttgtttttcatttcattttcttcaaattttcaatcGCTTTCCTCTTGCTTTCCACGGAACTTGGATTTGCCCATACCGTCCACCACGTAAGCTTTCCCGTAAGGACATAAACGTCCTTGAAACAAAATATCAAGGACTTTTTTGTCAATTCATCGTAAACCCCAGCACAACCGCAcctcttctttcttcctttctttcttcttcttctaaagTGCGGAGATAAACTCAAATGATGAATATATAGAAGAAAGAGTCCGCCAATCTGAGTTATTTCCTGACCTTTAATTTGTAAGATCTAAATCtgatcaaaaaagaaaaagcaatgGAAGAGGTGAGATCAGCTGTGGGGGAGCACATGGAATTAATGGCGGATCTAGTTCAGAAGCTATCTTCGGAGCTCCGTTCGGGCCTACGACCCGCCTACAATAACTTCATAGGATTCTTCCACGCCATCGACTGGAAGGTATCCTCTCTTTGTTTTCTGTTTAATTCCCGAGAAACTGAGGAAATTTTGAGGGGATTTACAAAATCTGGATATTTGAGGTTGGAATGAGTgcttttgattattttctcGTCAGCATTTTCTCGGTAACCGGACAGAATATTACTTAATGGTTAAGAAGTAAAATTTGAGAGGAAATTCGGCTGTAAAAATtctgttttaaaaaaaataggagtaaagaaaaagtagattttttttaaatatttcattcTGAAGCATGTAATTTGATTGCATAATGCCCAAAATATCAATTAAATTGGTGATTGGAACAATTCCAAATCTTAGTTTGAATTGGAAATGATGTCCTATTCCAATTCTCTACCTGATATACCCAGTGGGAAGGCAGTTTGGAGTTAGATGGTTGCAGCTCTactataatgttgatatatggTTTTCAAACTAAACATATGGTGCATGGTTTGTGAGATTAATCTGTCTTACTTTGAGCTTTTTGATCTTCAGTTTACTAGTTCAGCTATTCCTAACATGAATCTAGCTTTAATGCATGGTTGTGAGTAATTGAAACTCTTCAAATGGGATGCTTAAAGCCAAAATATCATCATTTGGATGACTCGTTGTTTATCATCAAGTCTTAGGCATTGTCCTTATATTCAATATGACAACATAACTGCAATGTTAAAGGTTCTTTTGTTATgtgtttttattataattttgaagCGTGAGGGGGTTTGGGGTGCTAATCTGACTTGATCTCACTTGAGTTCTTTATCTAGCTTCTATTCAGAACAATTTGCTAACCcactttaattttttgctCTTGTTGGCAGGAACCATGGTTAATGTGCTTGCTGGCATTCCATGTTGTCTTACTGATAATAACAATCTTCTCAAGGAAGAATACTAACTTCCAGATGTGTTTGTTCCTTCTGGCATGTAAGTTTGTTGCCTTGTTATCTGCAATCACCATTGTTATATCAGTATTTAGATCTCTCCTCATGACTAGAGTAGTTTGTGTATCAATCATATTGATTACTTGCTTTATTTAAGTCCGAAGCTTAATACATAAACTGTCTTGTTGTGGTTGAATGATCAAGGACATATGTAATATTGCACATTAATATGTCATAAAGACCTTGCAGTTTGATCATGGTTGGCCCAATAGTCATTGACAAGTCTGTATTCTCTCAATTAACAATTAATAGTGTTTCCTTAAGCCCACCTCTTCAGTGAATAAGAAAAATGTACAAgtctatttaaaatttctaatgaATACAGATGTCCCAATTactcttttgttttaaaacaaaGTGTGCTTTGGATGCATGCAATCTTCAATTCCAGAAGGTGAGAAGGATGCTATCATTTCAAATGTTCTTCTCAGCTCAAAATGTACACCAAGATGCATAAATAATGAAACAACAAgcagaaataaataaattagtgCAGCAAAAGATGGTTCTCATTCTATAGCTAGCCTAAAAGTTTTAGAGGTCCTCTTTCACATCTAGGGCTTTTGTCCTTCATTGCATGCAAAGTTGGTTTGGGAGACAGAAGCCTAGTGTTTGAGAAGATATCCATAGAATGGTGATGTTTACTGGAAAGAACTCTGACTAGTTTTCAAATAATAACAGTAGATGACTTGATAGGCAAAAGAACCCCTGTTTATCTTCATTTAGGGTATGTACACTTTCTTCCATGTCTGCTCCTAGCCTCTTAGCCCTATAACCTTGATAGTCAACTATGTAGATATGGGACATAAAGTAGCAACTTTCCATGCAAGTGaatgtttcaattttaactAGGATGTCTAGTAGTTGGCCTCAAGCAAGGGATCCAAGAAATAGGACTTTCAGTTTCAGAAttcgtttttaaaatttctttggttAAGCCATCTGTGGAGTCAATAAAGTAGAAAACAAAGTTGAAACTTGTAATCAAAATCATTTCGCCATGTGATGTGGTCATGAATATAGACGGGCATAAGTTTATAAACCTTTACTGCAGTCAATCTcggagtttttattttttatttttttaagtgttttCATGAGTATCCTGGGAGTCAACACAGCTGAAACTTTGGGATGAAGATCATCTTGCCATTGAGGGGGTCATGAGAGAAAAAGGTTGAAGTCCAGTGTACATCCATTTATAGGTTGCAAgtcttatatatttatttaatttttttacagttggaaattttgattaataagtCTTATTGAATAGAACTTAACTGAGTAACCAGCAGTAACTCAATATTGAAGCCTTTTAATGTTATCAAGCTCTCTAGGACCATTAGCAGCAATATAGAAGCCATTCAATGTCATCAAGCATTCTGAAACAGTTAGCAGGATCAACTGCGTGTCTGCACAAAAAGTCATCTCTGTTGTTTACTTTCTAGCAAATTAGTCTGTATTCTGTTACATACATCACCAAACATCCAAGCAATGTGAAAACAATATTGTAgttcaatttattttgaatattcttTGCAATTCTAGCTTATATGCTTCATGATGTCTTGTAGTGGTTGGTGTATATCTTGCTGAGACGCTCAATAAATTCCTTGGTGACAACTGGAAGAGGTTTGCAacccaaaattattttgatccaAGTGGACTTTTTTTATCAGTACTCTGGTCTGGGCCTCTTCTTGCTATTGCAATCATCATCTTGGTCAGTGTTCAGGAACTTCTTTTCCTGTGCTCCCTTTGTTTGAAACCTTTTTCACCTTTCTCTAAACCTTAACCTCTGCTTCTTTCTGCAGATAAACACTCTCTTTACCATGTGTTACCTAATAGTTAGGTGGAAAAAGGCCGAGCTCAGACACCGTGCAAGGCTTTCTCGTAACAAGCAGGATTGAAATTACCTTGTACTGCATTGCTGCCTCTTCTAGTTCGTTAAGCA from the Theobroma cacao cultivar B97-61/B2 chromosome 8, Criollo_cocoa_genome_V2, whole genome shotgun sequence genome contains:
- the LOC18593145 gene encoding transmembrane protein 18, which translates into the protein MEEVRSAVGEHMELMADLVQKLSSELRSGLRPAYNNFIGFFHAIDWKEPWLMCLLAFHVVLLIITIFSRKNTNFQMCLFLLALVGVYLAETLNKFLGDNWKRFATQNYFDPSGLFLSVLWSGPLLAIAIIILINTLFTMCYLIVRWKKAELRHRARLSRNKQD